One genomic region from Halococcus qingdaonensis encodes:
- a CDS encoding acetolactate synthase large subunit produces the protein MNAADLLVESLEVEGVEYVFGLPGEELEEILFSLRDSTIEFVPVRHEQGAAFMADVHGRLTGDAGVCLSTLGPGATNLLTGVADAHLDKSPVVAISGQGGLERLHKESHQNIDVVNLFAPITKWNTRISDPEIVNESVRKAFKLAEHEKPGATHLEFPEDIAATDTDHRPLPPRNRVRRPSPDEKAVERAAALLADADRPIALAGNGGIRTRSSERLRSFVDETDIPVVATYMGKGAVSDADDHSLLTLDSGADGQAASAIDRADVVLAVGYDIAEHDPENWNPHQEKRIIHLDFEPAEVYAHYNPQVEVVADVSAGLRAIQRTDTTIETDTDWYADLRESLVADVTRHPDSDEGFSIRRTLPSLRDAMADEDVLVSDTGNHKMAIAQNYPTYDPNTCIISNGLATMGIAVPGAVAADLAVDSNVVAATGDGGFLMNAAEIETATRLGCGFTILLFSDDDYGLISAKQEDHRGEHTGTGLTNPDFITFAESFGIDAYRPESWDELGETLETVVPSDEMSLVEVPVE, from the coding sequence ATGAACGCTGCCGATCTGCTCGTCGAGAGTCTCGAAGTCGAGGGTGTCGAGTACGTCTTCGGGCTGCCGGGCGAGGAACTGGAGGAGATCCTCTTCTCGCTGCGCGATTCGACGATCGAGTTCGTCCCCGTCCGCCACGAACAGGGCGCGGCCTTCATGGCCGACGTCCACGGCCGGCTCACGGGCGATGCCGGCGTCTGTCTCAGCACGCTGGGACCGGGCGCGACGAACCTTCTGACCGGTGTCGCCGACGCCCACCTCGACAAGAGTCCGGTCGTCGCCATCTCCGGCCAGGGTGGCCTCGAACGCCTCCACAAGGAGAGCCACCAGAACATCGACGTCGTCAACCTGTTCGCGCCGATCACGAAGTGGAACACGCGGATCTCCGATCCGGAGATCGTCAACGAATCGGTGCGCAAGGCGTTCAAACTCGCCGAACACGAGAAACCCGGGGCGACCCATCTCGAATTCCCTGAAGACATCGCGGCCACCGACACCGACCACCGGCCGCTGCCGCCGCGCAATCGCGTGCGCCGGCCGAGCCCCGACGAAAAGGCCGTCGAACGCGCCGCGGCGCTGCTCGCCGACGCCGATCGTCCGATTGCACTGGCGGGCAACGGCGGTATCCGCACCCGATCGTCGGAACGCCTGCGCTCGTTCGTCGATGAAACCGACATCCCCGTCGTCGCCACCTACATGGGCAAGGGCGCGGTCTCGGATGCCGACGACCACTCGCTGCTGACGCTCGACTCCGGTGCGGACGGTCAGGCCGCGAGCGCCATCGATCGGGCGGACGTCGTCCTCGCTGTCGGCTACGACATCGCCGAGCACGATCCCGAGAACTGGAACCCACACCAGGAAAAGCGCATCATCCATCTCGATTTCGAACCGGCGGAGGTCTACGCCCACTACAACCCGCAGGTCGAGGTCGTCGCGGACGTCTCGGCGGGACTGCGTGCGATCCAGCGAACCGACACGACGATCGAGACCGACACCGACTGGTACGCCGATCTCCGCGAATCGCTCGTCGCGGACGTGACGCGCCACCCCGACAGCGACGAGGGGTTCTCCATTCGCCGCACGCTCCCCTCCCTCCGGGACGCGATGGCCGACGAGGACGTCCTCGTCTCGGACACAGGCAATCACAAGATGGCGATCGCTCAGAACTACCCGACCTACGATCCGAACACCTGTATTATTTCTAATGGCCTGGCGACGATGGGGATCGCCGTCCCGGGCGCGGTGGCCGCCGACCTCGCCGTCGATTCCAACGTGGTGGCCGCCACCGGCGACGGCGGCTTCCTGATGAACGCTGCCGAGATCGAGACCGCCACCCGACTGGGCTGTGGGTTCACGATCCTGCTGTTCAGCGACGACGATTACGGCCTCATCTCGGCAAAGCAGGAGGATCACCGGGGCGAACACACCGGAACCGGTCTCACGAACCCCGATTTCATCACCTTCGCCGAGAGCTTCGGCATCGACGCGTACCGCCCGGAGAGCTGGGACGAACTGGGCGAGACGCTCGAAACCGTCGTGCCGAGCGACGAGATGTCGCTCGTCGAGGTCCCGGTGGAATGA